GGCGAATTGAATGACGGAGGAAACCTGACTGCCGTCGGTGGTCATGTCGAGGGTGGCGTTGCCGAGTCCGACGACGAGTTTGCCGTTGAGCATCTGGGCATGGCAGGCGAGGCAATTGGGCGCGGCCACGGGGACGCCGTTGCGTGCGGTCGTGGCGGTCAGGTCGGGCGGCAGGATGGCGTTGTCGCCGTCGCGCTTCAGCGCATTGCCCGCTCCGTCGCCCATGAACTGCCGAACATATTTGAGCGGGAGTCCGCCGCGGATGTACTGGCCGGTGATGAGGTATTCGCGCCCGCGCTGCGGGTCGCCGGAGCGCTGCTCGGAGGCGGGGAGCTTGAGCGTGTTGAACGAAGCGGGGCCTTGGAGATGATCCGTATCAACGGGCGGCTCGACCGCGCGCGCCGAGGGCGCGATCAGTAAATGCAACAGCACGCATGTACGCAGCAACCGGTTCATGACATCTTTCCGCACTATTATCGTACCAAAGCGATTCACGGTTCATGATCGCGGAGAAAACGCTCGATCGACCCCTTGGGGCCGACGAGGATGATCTGGTCCGATTCCTTGAGCACATGATCGGCGGGCGGATTGAAGAGTCGTTTGCCCGCTTCCTGTTCGACCGCGAGCACCATGACGCCGAACGCCTTGGGCAGAGCCAGTTCCTTGAGCGATCGCCCGGCCAGTCCCTTCATATGCCCCACGCTCACCCGGTCGATGGCCAGGTCCGCCGCGGCGGTGGCGTCGATGAGGTCTTCGACGGCGGGGTGCAGGAGCATGCGGGTGATTTTGTGTGCGCCGATGAGCGTCGGCGTCACGACGCGATTGGCGCCGGATCGGATGAGTCGCGACTCGGTGGCTTCGGATTCGCTGCGCGCGATGATGGTCAGATGTTCATTGAGGCCGCGCGCGGTGAGCGTGACGAACACGTTGTCGGCGTCATGGGGGAGGCAGGTCACGAGCCCGCGCGCCCGGCTGATGCCCGCGGCCCGGAGGACCACTTCGTCGGCGGCCTCGCCGACGATGTAGGGATAGTTGCGGTCGCCGGCCTTGGCGGTCCGGTCGGTGGCGTGATCGACGAGGACGAAGTCGACGCCCGCATCGCCAAGCGACGCGCAGACGCTCCGCCCCATCCGTCCGTAACCGCACACGATGTAGTGATCGCTCATTGATTCGATTTTGCCGGTCAATTGTCGCCTCCCGAGCAGGGCCTGGATTTGTCCGCTGGTCATGACGGCCATGACGTTGCCGAAAGCGTAGGCGGCGCTGCCGATGCCGACGAAGATCATGGCGAGGGTCCACATTTCCTCGCCGCTGGTCATGTGATCGGGGATCGCGCCGACGGTGGAGAAGATCATGGCGGTCAGGTAGAGCGCGTGGACGAAGCGGCGGTCCGGCCAGCCGAGCCAGTAGTAGCCGACGGTGCTGATGACGACGAAGGACAGGAGCACGACGATGCTGACGCGGAGCCGTGTGCGTGAATTGCTAAAAGACGCGGCGCTCATATCGCCAGCTTCATGCGGCGGGCGCGTGCTGTCAAGATTCGCTGGTGCGCCAGAGGGCTTGTTCATTGCCCGTGCGCGGCGGGGCGACCTGGCCGGGAGCGAGGGCGAGCAGGCGGCGGACCTCGACGCTCAGCCGCCGGCCGATCTGCTGCTCTTCATCGATGACGACCTGCGCGCCGGCGAGCTCGATGTCGCGGACGAAGGCGTGATAGCGGGCGCGCGCGATGATCGGGACGTTCGGCGCCAGGGCGCGAATCTTGTGCACCGTTTCAAGGGTCGAGCGGCGGTCGGGGAGCGTGATGACGATCAGGCGGGCGTCGGCGGCGTGCACATGATGAAGCACTTCGGGGCTCGACCCGTCGCCGACCTGCCCGCCGATGCCCATCGTGCGGGCGAGGGTCACATTGCGCGGCGCGATGTCGATGACGACGGCGGGGATCTCGCGGAAGCGCATCAGTTCGCCGACGCGTTGCCCGGCCGGGCCGAACCCGATGATGACCACATGATCGTGATGCGCCGGCGCGGCGTCGGAGGCGGCGGCGGTGTCGTCGACGGCGCGGCGGCTGAAGCGGGCGACCCATGCCGCGGCGTGCGGGGCGAGGGCGACGAGGTACGGCGTGGCGAATAGCGTGACAAGGGTGGCGGAGACGAAAAGACGGAACATCGCATCGTCGATGACCTTGCCGTCGCGCGCCACGCCGGCGAGCACGAACGAGAACTCCCCGACCTGCGCCAGACACACGCCCGTCGCCACCGCATCGCGGCCCCGATAGCGCAGCGCCCGCACGACCGCCGCCGTGACCAGCGTCTTGCCCACGATGATGAGCGCCACGACGCCCGCGACGCTCATCCAATGCTCCATCAGCCAGCCGAGGTCGGCGAGCATGCCGATGGAGGCGAAAAAGAGCGTGACGAACAGCGTGCGGAGCGCGCCGATGTCGGAGCGGACCTGCACGGCGAAGGGGGATTCGGCGAGCATGATGCCGGCGACGAACGCGCCCATGGCCGGCGAAAGCTCCAGCTTCGTCGCCGCCCAGGCCGCCCCCAGCGCGAGCACGGCCGCGAGCAGCACGAGCAATTCGTGATTGCGGAGCATGGTGGACGTGCGCAGCATGGGCGCGAGCACATAGGTGCTCAGCAGATAGAACGCGCCGACCATGGCGACGATCATCAGCACGGTGCGGCCGACGGCGGCGGCGATCTCGGCGCTCGATCCGCCGGAGCCGAGCTGCGTGACGATCAGCACGAGGGGGACGAGGGCGATGTCCTGAAACAGGAGGATGCCCAGGGCGCCGCGGCCGAACACGCTGTCGATCTCCGCGCGGTCGGAGAGGACGCGCAGGACGCAGGCGGTGCTGGAGAGGGCGATCATCGCGCCGATGGCGACGGCGGCGGAGGGCGTCGTGCCGGCGATCCAGCAGGCGGCGGCGGTGACGAGCAGGGTGAGCACGACCTGGGCCGTCCCGCCGCCGAGACCGATGGGTCCGATGCGAATGAGCCGGCGGACGGAGAACTCCAGTCCGATGGTGAACAGCAAAAGCGCCACGCCCAACTCGGCCATCGCCGACACGACATCGCGCTCGTGAATCCAGTCCAGCGCCCCGGGGCCCAGCAGCGTCCCGGCCAGAAGGTAACCGAGCATGGCGCTTTGACGGAGCCGCTCGAAGATCAGCCCCGACACCAACGCCGCCGCGAGGAGGATCAACACTTCCGTGACCGGATGCCAGAACGCTTCATGCATGGCTAAAGCATATGCGGGCCCGACGTATTTTCTTGTTCGTTAGAAAGCTGAGGGATGGCCATCCCTCGGCGTTCAGCGGTCGATTCAATACCCCAGCGCGGCGGCGGGCGGCGTGTACGTGCCCAGGTCCTGCTGATAGATGTAGGCGTAGCGCACGGACGTGTTCCACGAATGCACGTACGCCGTATCCTTGAACGCCACCCATCCGACCGAGCCGTCGACGTGCACCTGGTTCCCGCCCTCCGGTCGCCCGTCGGCGTACGACGACTTGTGCGAAGGCATGTCGACATAGGCGTAGGGCGTCGCGGGGCTGTTGCCCTGGCCCCAGGCGCCGTCGATCTGGATCATGCTGTCGGCGGCGAGGACCCACTGGCCGTCCGAGTCGACCGCCTGCACCGGCGCGCGCGACTTGCCGTTCCACCACGGATTCGTCCACCGCTTGATCCCCCCGAAGTACTGATAGTTCGTCGTCACCACATCATTGCCCTGCCATTGGCTGTGATACTTGCGGCTGGGGCAATCCCACAGCGGCGCCTCCGCGTCCATCCCGCTCACCGCCACGCTCTGCTTGCCGATCGAACCGATCGTGCCCAGCCGCGCCCACTCGGCGATCCAGTTCGTCTTCGCCTCCGTCGCCGTCCAACCAGTCGTCGTGCTCGCGCCGTACGCGCCGGCCGAGCAGATGTTCAATTGAATCGCGCGGTTGGCGCAGGGGATGTACCAGCCCTTGTTCTCGACGGTGTAGATCGTGGCGGAAGTGCCGAGCTGTTTGAGGTGCGATCCGCACACCGCCCGGTACGACGCTTCGCGCGCCTTGGAAAGCGACGGCAATAAAATCGCGATGAGCAACACGATGATCGTCACGACGACGAGCAGTTCGATCAAGGTGAAGGCATGACGCGCGCGACGGCGCGTCCATTTAGCGGCGGGGCTTGCCCCGCGCGGCTCGATGCGCCCGCCGCGGGGGGCAAGCCCCGCCGCTAAATGCGCTTCGCCATACGCCATGCGATCCGTCAATGCGTGTTTCATGAACGCCGTCTCATCATGAGCATGCCCATCATCGCCAACCCCGCCGGCAGCGCCGCCGGCGTCGGCAGCAGCACCAGGTCGAATCCGTTGATCACATTGTTGGTCCCCGACCCGTCGACGCGGAACACGAGGTTCTGCGTCCCGTCCGTGTGGAAGTAGAATCGGCCCATGCCGACCGCGGCGGGATTGGTTCCGGTCGAGTACGCCACGCCGAGCACGCCGTTGGTGAACGTCGACCCGCCGTCGGTGCTCACGAGCACGTCGACCGTGCCCTGATTGGCGGTGTTGTCGTGAAAGTAGCCGGTGAATTCGTAATCGCCCGCCTGGATGTTCGTGACGGTGATGTCGAAGGTCGAGACCTGATTGAAGATGAAGTCGCGGAGCAGACTGCTCTGGGCCTGCGCGCTGTTGAGCGCCCCGCGGTCACGGTCGGGATTGCCCCCGGCGGAGATCGAGTTGAAGGAGATGCTCGTCGTCGTGTTGAGCTTCGTGACCGCGCTGGCGATGCCCGTCGCGCCGTTCTGCGTCACCGAGATGTACCCGGCCTGCGTGAAGCTGATGCCTGCGTCGTTCTGCCCCGACTGCTCGTTGTCATTGTCGTTGAAGTCGACGAACAGCCCGGTGCGCGGCGTCATCGTGAAACCATTGATGAGCGCAATGCGATTGCCCGCACCGACCGCCCCGCCGCTGTCGTACGCCACGCGCAGCTTCACACTGTGCGTCCCGTCCGCGTAAAAGTCGAACGTGTCCGTGCCGATCGGCGAAGGCATCGTCGTCGATGAAACCTCCACATTGTCGTTCTTGAGCACGTACGTCGTGCCCCCGTTGTTCGAAATGCTGATGTCGAAAAAGCCCTGCACCACGTTGTTGTCATGCAGGAACGTCGCCACCTTGTAGTGCCCCGCGTTAAGCCCCGTGATCGTCACATCAATGGTCGGCTTGTTCGTCGGCGTCACCGAACCCGTGGCGATCGATGTGAAAATAAAATCACGCAGCACATCCGACAGCGACGCCCCGTCGCCCCCGACCGCACCGCGATCGCGATCGTCAAATGCACTGCCCTTCACCACCGTCGGCGTCACATTGACCACGCCCACATCCGTCACAATCCCCGTCGCCCCCGACTTCGTCACGCCCGCGAACCCCGACTGCGTCGCCGATGAACTGGTGTTGAAGTCCACCTGAAGCGCCGCCTGCGTTTGCGTTCCGATCAGTGCCGCCAGCAGAGCCGCCGCGACTTGTATTCCCTTTCGACGTTGCATGTTCGATTCTCCTGTACAGGGTGCTGCGATTCTCATTGCGCCTCGCCCGTCGCCGAGCGGGTCGTGTTCCGTGTCGTCACATCCGGCTCCACCGCCGCGATGCCGTACGTCCCGATTTCCGAATTGCTCCCCATCTGCGCCGGCCCGAGCACCACATCACCCGGCCCGCGCACCGACAAGCGCCAAACCCGATACGTCAAATCAATACTCGCCCCCGCACCGACGCCCAGCCCCACACCGCGCGCCGAATTGTCCAGCCCGATCGTCCATCCCGTATCGACAAATCCCGCCTCCGTGACCCAATCCGGCGGCGCCTCCCGATCGCTCATGAACACATACAACGCCGCCGGCCGCGTCAGCGTCAGCGTGACCTTCAATTCGTGATTCGCCTTGTCGCCCATCGGCGTCTGAATGTACTCCGCACCGACAAGCTCCCGCGGCATCCCCTCGCTCGTCACACCGTTCCACTGATAATCGCGATCCGTGTGCGCCACAGCATCCTCACCGAGCCGCCCCGCCGCGATCGCATAATGCAGCTTGCTGTTCGTCGCGATCGAATCGAAAATCGCCCCGCGCGTCACTTCCCCGATCCCGCCCGGCCCGATCACCACGCGATCGCCCTTCCAAAACAACCCCCGCTCCGACCGCAAATCGATCACACGCACATGACCCTGCGTCACATGCACCACCGTCTGATCCGACGCGCGAACATCAACGTCGAACGCCGTGCTCAGATCAATCACCTGCGCATGCGGCGTCGTCACGCAAAAACCCACCGCCCCGCGCGGCACCACCGCGTGCAGCAACCCCCGATCCAGCCGCCCACGGTTGGACCCGGTCATCTCAAACGCACACGGCCCGACCAGATCCACCACCGCACCGCTCCGGAACATCACCTGCGCACTGCCCGTCTTCAATTCCAACCGCCCCGGCGGCAAATCCGACCCCAGCGCCGTCGGCAACGTCGATTCACCGAACGATGCATCCGACGACACATCCGATAGCAGCGCCACCGCCCCCGCAATCCGCGGCTCGCGCAAATCCTGTTTCAACTCGACCGGCTTGAAAAACGTCGCCATCCCGAGCGCCAACAAAATCATCGCCGCCAGCCCCATCGCCCACTTCACATGACCCGTCCGCTTCACTGCGATCGGCTCGACGATCCGTCCCGCCGGCAAACCCGTCGCCACCCCGCGCCGCCGCCAGTACAAATCCGCATGCTGATGCAGATACGTCACGTAGCACATCGCCGCTTCCGCATCGCCCGACACTCGGCCGCTCAGCGCCTCGTACTGCGCCGCCGTCGCCGACCCGTCGCACACCGCGTCGAGCAACTCGAAAAACGTCGCATCGTTCCGCAGCGAACTCATGGCGTCCCCTCCGTCCCCATCGCCTTGTTCACGCATTCAAACAGCGCCTTGCGCACGCGCTGAAGTGTCTTGTAAATCGCCTCCGCCGTCTGCCCCATCCGCTCCGCCAGCTCCGGCACCGTCCGGTCCGCATCGTAATACTCCTCCACCAGCCGCCGCTGCCCCGCCGGCAACTTCGAAAGACAATCCGTCAGCGCCGCCGACCGTGCCGCCAGATCTTCATCATGGGCCGCATGCACCGCCGCGATCTGCGCCAGCGCCGCGTCGTTCAAATACCCCCGCTCGCCCCGCCGCGTCTGCTTCCGCAGATGGTTCCGCACATGATTAAGCGCGATCCCATACGCCCACCCCGCAAACTCCCCCGCCCCCGGATCAAACTGATCCCGCCGCTCCCAGAGCGTCAGCGAAGTCGCCTGAAAAAGCTCCTCCGCATCCGTCGGATTCCCGATCAGCGTGAGCACGTACCGATACACCCGCCCCTGATCGCGGATGTAAAGACGCATGAATTGGTCGTGACTGAGCTTCGACATGGTCCTCTACTCT
The nucleotide sequence above comes from Planctomycetota bacterium. Encoded proteins:
- a CDS encoding sodium:proton exchanger, yielding MHEAFWHPVTEVLILLAAALVSGLIFERLRQSAMLGYLLAGTLLGPGALDWIHERDVVSAMAELGVALLLFTIGLEFSVRRLIRIGPIGLGGGTAQVVLTLLVTAAACWIAGTTPSAAVAIGAMIALSSTACVLRVLSDRAEIDSVFGRGALGILLFQDIALVPLVLIVTQLGSGGSSAEIAAAVGRTVLMIVAMVGAFYLLSTYVLAPMLRTSTMLRNHELLVLLAAVLALGAAWAATKLELSPAMGAFVAGIMLAESPFAVQVRSDIGALRTLFVTLFFASIGMLADLGWLMEHWMSVAGVVALIIVGKTLVTAAVVRALRYRGRDAVATGVCLAQVGEFSFVLAGVARDGKVIDDAMFRLFVSATLVTLFATPYLVALAPHAAAWVARFSRRAVDDTAAASDAAPAHHDHVVIIGFGPAGQRVGELMRFREIPAVVIDIAPRNVTLARTMGIGGQVGDGSSPEVLHHVHAADARLIVITLPDRRSTLETVHKIRALAPNVPIIARARYHAFVRDIELAGAQVVIDEEQQIGRRLSVEVRRLLALAPGQVAPPRTGNEQALWRTSES
- a CDS encoding sigma-70 family RNA polymerase sigma factor; amino-acid sequence: MSKLSHDQFMRLYIRDQGRVYRYVLTLIGNPTDAEELFQATSLTLWERRDQFDPGAGEFAGWAYGIALNHVRNHLRKQTRRGERGYLNDAALAQIAAVHAAHDEDLAARSAALTDCLSKLPAGQRRLVEEYYDADRTVPELAERMGQTAEAIYKTLQRVRKALFECVNKAMGTEGTP